A DNA window from Cervus canadensis isolate Bull #8, Minnesota chromosome 30, ASM1932006v1, whole genome shotgun sequence contains the following coding sequences:
- the GALT gene encoding galactose-1-phosphate uridylyltransferase isoform X1, protein MTPTTLSVRGPHGPMESKVMCFHPWSDVTLPLMSVPEIRAVVDAWASVTEELGAQYPWVQIFENKGAMMGCSNPHPHCQVWASSFLPDVAQREERCQRAYQNQHGEPLLMEYGRQELLRKERLVLTSEHWLVLVPFWAVWPFQTLLLPRRHVRRLPELTPAERDDLSSIMKKLLTKYDNLFETSFPYSMGWHGAPTGSEVGGNWDHWQLHAHYYPPLLRSATVRKFMVGYEMLAQAQRDLTPEQAAERLRALPEVHYRLGQKDRETAAIA, encoded by the exons ATGACCCCCACAACCCTCTCTGTCCGGGGGCCACACGGGCCAATGGAGAG TAAGGTCATGTGCTTCCACCCCTGGTCGGATGTGACACTGCCACTCATGTCAGTCCCCGAGATCCGAGCTGTCGTTGATGCGTGGGCCTCAGTGACAGAGGAACTGGGTGCCCAGTACCCTTGGGTGCAG ATCTTTGAAAACAAAGGAGCCATGATGGGCTGTTCTAACCCCCATCCCCACTGCCAG GTGTGGGCCAGCAGCTTCCTGCCAGATGTTGCCCAGCGTGAGGAGCGATGTCAGCGGGCCTATCAGAATCAGCATGGAGAACCCCTGCTCATGGAGTACGGCCGCCAGGAGCTGCTCAGGAAG GAACGTCTGGTCCTAACTAGTGAGCACTGGTTAGTGCTGGTCCCCTTCTGGGCAGTGTGGCCCTTCCAGACACTACTGCTGCCCCGCCGGCATGTGCGGCGGCTGCCCGAGCTGACCCCTGCTGAGCGTGACG ATCTATCCTCCATCATGAAGAAGCTCTTGACCAAGTATGACAACCTATTTGAGACATCCTTCCCCTACTCCATGGGCTGGCACG gGGCTCCCACAGGATCAGAGGTTGGAGGCAACTGGGACCACTGGCAGCTACATGCTCATTATTACCCTCCACTCCTGCGCTCCGCTACAGTCCGGAAGTTCATGGTTGGCTATGAAATGCTTGCCCAGGCCCAGAGGGACCTCACCCCGGAGCAG GCTGCAGAGAGACTAAGGGCACTTCCTGAGGTTCATTACCGCCTGGGGCAGAAGGACAGGGAGACAGCAGCCATCGCCTGA
- the SIGMAR1 gene encoding sigma non-opioid intracellular receptor 1 isoform X2: protein MCWAVGRRWAWAALLLAVAAVLAQVLWLWLGTQSFVFQHEEIAQLARQYAGLDHELAFSRLIVELRRLHPGHVLPDEDLQWVFVNAGGWMGAMCLLHASLSEYVLLFGTALGSSGHSGRYWAEISDTIISGTFHQWREGTTKSEVFYPGETVVHGPGEATAVEWGPNTWMVEYGRGVIPSTLGFALADTVFSTQDFLTLFYTLRAYARGLRLELTTYLFGQDA, encoded by the exons ATGTGTTGGGCCGTGGGCCGGCGGTGGGCGTGGGCCGCACTGCTCCTGGCGGTCGCGGCTGTGCTGGCCCAGGTGCTCTGGCTCTGGCTGGGCACTCAGAGCTTCGTCTTCCAGCACGAAGAGATCGCGCAGCTGGCTCGGCAGTACGCGG GGCTGGACCACGAGCTGGCCTTCTCTCGGCTGATCGTGGAGCTGCGGCGGCTGCACCCTGGCCACGTGCTGCCCGACGAGGACCTGCAGTGGGTGTTCGTGAACGCGGGAGGCTGGATGGGCGCCATGTGCCTTCTGCACGCCTCCCTGTCCGAGTACGTGCTGCTCTTCGGCACCGCTCTGGGCTCTAGCGGCCACTCGG GGCGCTACTGGGCTGAGATCTCGGATACCATCATCTCTGGCACCTTCCACCAGTGGAGAGAGGGTACTACTAAAAGTGAGGTCTTCTACCCAG GGGAGACGGTGGTGCACGGGCCTGGTGAAGCAACGGCTGTGGAGTGGGGGCCAAACACATGGATGGTGGAGTATGGCCGGGGTGTCATCCCCTCTACCCTGGGCTTCGCACTGGCTGACACTGTCTTCAGCACCCAGGACTTCCTCACCCTCTTCTACACTCTTCGAGCCTATGCCCGGGGCCTCCGGCTGGAACTTACCACCTACCTCTTCGGCCAGGATGCCTGA
- the CCL27 gene encoding C-C motif chemokine 27, translated as MKGPSPTSGLLLFLLFLSPDPGGALPLPISPACCTQLYRQPLPNKLLRRVIQVELQEADGDCHLQAFVLHLSQRKVCIHPQNRSLIRWFERQGKRLQGTQPNQSLELIGKMGWDPQ; from the exons ATGAAGGGACCCTCGCCCACCAGCGGCCTCCTGCTGTTCCTGTTGTTCCTGAGCCCagaccctggaggag CATTGCCGCTGCCAATCAGCCCTGCATGCTGTACTCAGCTCTACCGACAGCCACTCCCAAACAAGCTACTGAGGAGGGTCATCCAAGTGGAACTTCAGGAAGCTGACGGGGACTGTCACCTCCAGGCCTTCGT GCTTCACCTGTCTCAACGCAAGGTCTGCATCCACCCCCAGAACCGCAGCCTGATTCGGTGGTTTGAGCGCCAAGGGAAGAGGCTCCAGGGAACTCAGCCCAACCAGAGTTTGGAGCTCATAGGGAAAATGGGCTGGGACCCCCAGTAG
- the IL11RA gene encoding interleukin-11 receptor subunit alpha isoform X2 gives MSSSCSGLSRVLVAVAAALVSASSPCPQAWGPPGVQYGQPGRALTLCCPGVTSGAPVSWFRDGETRLLQGPDSGLGPELVLARAESTDEGTYICRTLDGALGGMVTLRLGYPPARPVVSCRAADYENFSCTWSPGQASGLPTRYLTSYRKKTVPGADGQRMSPSTGPWPCSQEPPGAARCVVHGAEFWSQYRINVTEVNPLGASTRLLDVSLQSILRPDPPQGLRVESVPGYPRRLRASWMYPASWPRQPHFLLKFRLQYRPAQHPAWSTVEPAGLEEVITDAVAGLPHVVRVSARDFLDAGTWSSWSPEAWGTPSTEPLPKEIPVGDQQHTQTEEEPQADSPAPPGPSLLPDPRPLDHRDPLEQVAVLASLGIFSFLGLVAGALALGLWLRLRPDEKDGPQKSGLLAPMISVDKLPGVPNL, from the exons ATGAGCAGCAGCTGCTCAGGGCTGAGCAGGGTCCTGGTGGCCGTGGCTGCAGCCCTGGTGtctgcctcctctccctgcccccaggcctgGGGCCCCCCAG GGGTCCAGTATGGGCAGCCTGGCAGGGCCCTGACGCTGTGTTGCCCTGGAGTGACTTCTGG GGCCCCGGTGTCCTGGTTTCGGGACGGGGAGACAAGGCTGCTCCAGGGACCTGATTCTGGGCTAGGGCCCGAGCTGGTCCTGGCCCGGGCAGAAAGCACTGACGAGGGCACCTATATCTGCCGGACCCTGGACGGTGCACTTGGGGGCATGGTGACCCTGCGGCTAGGCT ACCCTCCGGCCCGCCCCGTTGTTTCCTGCCGAGCTGCCGACTACGAGAACTTCTCCTGCACCTGGAGTCCCGGCCAGGCTAGCGGTTTACCCACCCGCTACCTCACCTCCTACAG GAAGAAGACTGTGCCGGGAGCTGATGGCCAAAG GATGAGTCCATCCACAGGGCCCTGGCCATGCTCACAGGAGCCCCCTGGGGCGGCCCGCTGTGTAGTCCACGGGGCAGAGTTCTGGAGCCAGTATCGGATCAATGTGACTGAAGTGAACCCCCTGGGGGCCAGCACCCGCCTGCTGGATGTGAGCTTGCAGAGCATCT TGCGCCCTGACCCGCCCCAGGGGCTGCGGGTAGAGTCGGTGCCTGGCTATCCTCGCCGCCTGCGTGCTAGCTGGATGTACCCTGCCTCCTGGCCCCGCCAGCCCCACTTCCTGCTCAAGTTCCGGCTGCAGTACCGTCCAGCACAGCATCCAGCCTGGTCTACG GTGGAGCCAGCTGGATTGGAGGAGGTGATCACCGACGCCGTGGCTGGGCTGCCCCATGTCGTGCGGGTCAGCGCCCGGGATTTTCTGGACGCTGGCACCTGGAGCTCCTGGAGCCCCGAGGCCTGGGGGACTCCAAGCACCG AGCCCCTACCGAAGGAGATACCAGTTGGGGACCAGCAGCACACACAGACAGAGGAAGAACCTCAGGCGGACAGCCCCGCTCCCCCAGGGCCGTCCCTTCTACCTGACCCGCGGCCACTTG ACCACAGAGACCCCCTGGAGCAGGTGGCCGTGCTGGCATCTTTGGGAATCTTCTCTTTCCTGGGACTGGTGGCTGGGGCCCTGGCATTGGGGCTGTG GCTAAGGTTGAGACCAGATGAGAAGGATGGGCCCCAAAAATCTGGGCTCTTGGCCCCAATGATTTCAGTGGACAAGCTTCCAG GAGTCCCAAACCTGTAG
- the IL11RA gene encoding interleukin-11 receptor subunit alpha isoform X1 — MSSSCSGLSRVLVAVAAALVSASSPCPQAWGPPGVQYGQPGRALTLCCPGVTSGAPVSWFRDGETRLLQGPDSGLGPELVLARAESTDEGTYICRTLDGALGGMVTLRLGYPPARPVVSCRAADYENFSCTWSPGQASGLPTRYLTSYRKKTVPGADGQRMSPSTGPWPCSQEPPGAARCVVHGAEFWSQYRINVTEVNPLGASTRLLDVSLQSILRPDPPQGLRVESVPGYPRRLRASWMYPASWPRQPHFLLKFRLQYRPAQHPAWSTVEPAGLEEVITDAVAGLPHVVRVSARDFLDAGTWSSWSPEAWGTPSTEPLPKEIPVGDQQHTQTEEEPQADSPAPPGPSLLPDPRPLDHRDPLEQVAVLASLGIFSFLGLVAGALALGLWLRLRPDEKDGPQKSGLLAPMISVDKLPGCWGS; from the exons ATGAGCAGCAGCTGCTCAGGGCTGAGCAGGGTCCTGGTGGCCGTGGCTGCAGCCCTGGTGtctgcctcctctccctgcccccaggcctgGGGCCCCCCAG GGGTCCAGTATGGGCAGCCTGGCAGGGCCCTGACGCTGTGTTGCCCTGGAGTGACTTCTGG GGCCCCGGTGTCCTGGTTTCGGGACGGGGAGACAAGGCTGCTCCAGGGACCTGATTCTGGGCTAGGGCCCGAGCTGGTCCTGGCCCGGGCAGAAAGCACTGACGAGGGCACCTATATCTGCCGGACCCTGGACGGTGCACTTGGGGGCATGGTGACCCTGCGGCTAGGCT ACCCTCCGGCCCGCCCCGTTGTTTCCTGCCGAGCTGCCGACTACGAGAACTTCTCCTGCACCTGGAGTCCCGGCCAGGCTAGCGGTTTACCCACCCGCTACCTCACCTCCTACAG GAAGAAGACTGTGCCGGGAGCTGATGGCCAAAG GATGAGTCCATCCACAGGGCCCTGGCCATGCTCACAGGAGCCCCCTGGGGCGGCCCGCTGTGTAGTCCACGGGGCAGAGTTCTGGAGCCAGTATCGGATCAATGTGACTGAAGTGAACCCCCTGGGGGCCAGCACCCGCCTGCTGGATGTGAGCTTGCAGAGCATCT TGCGCCCTGACCCGCCCCAGGGGCTGCGGGTAGAGTCGGTGCCTGGCTATCCTCGCCGCCTGCGTGCTAGCTGGATGTACCCTGCCTCCTGGCCCCGCCAGCCCCACTTCCTGCTCAAGTTCCGGCTGCAGTACCGTCCAGCACAGCATCCAGCCTGGTCTACG GTGGAGCCAGCTGGATTGGAGGAGGTGATCACCGACGCCGTGGCTGGGCTGCCCCATGTCGTGCGGGTCAGCGCCCGGGATTTTCTGGACGCTGGCACCTGGAGCTCCTGGAGCCCCGAGGCCTGGGGGACTCCAAGCACCG AGCCCCTACCGAAGGAGATACCAGTTGGGGACCAGCAGCACACACAGACAGAGGAAGAACCTCAGGCGGACAGCCCCGCTCCCCCAGGGCCGTCCCTTCTACCTGACCCGCGGCCACTTG ACCACAGAGACCCCCTGGAGCAGGTGGCCGTGCTGGCATCTTTGGGAATCTTCTCTTTCCTGGGACTGGTGGCTGGGGCCCTGGCATTGGGGCTGTG GCTAAGGTTGAGACCAGATGAGAAGGATGGGCCCCAAAAATCTGGGCTCTTGGCCCCAATGATTTCAGTGGACAAGCTTCCAG GATGCTGGGGCTCCTAG
- the ARID3C gene encoding AT-rich interactive domain-containing protein 3C isoform X1, which produces MEALQRQQAARLAQGVGPLAPPHPPPPAAPPGPSFPGSRTLEAPERGLGEVGAEEEEDGQDEEEEEAGAEDEAAEDSRPGTRGSSSPSSQPPGPHPHEWTYEEQFKQLYELDADPKRKEFLDDLFSFMQKRGTPVNRVPIMAKQVLDLYALFRLVTAKGGLVEVINRKVWREVTRGLSLPTTITSAAFTLRTQYMKYLYPYECETRALSSPGELQAAIDSNRREGRRQPYTAAPLFGLAGQPPRGTSGPAPEPGPAPPTPGPRSAHGPASGMPAHACAQLSPSPIKKEESRIPTPRLALPVGLAFGPAREKVAPEEPPEKRAVLMGPMDLPRHGAPPSFLPRGKVPLREERLDGPLSLAGTGISSINMALEINGVVYTGVLFARRQPVPASQGPTNPAPPLPTGPPSSTSP; this is translated from the exons ATGGAAGCCCTGCAGAGACAGCAGGCAGCCAGGCTGGCCCAGGGGGTGGGGCCACTGGCCCCTCCacacccaccaccaccagcagcacccCCAGGGCCTTCCTTTCCTGGATCCCGGACCCTGGAGGCCCCTgagagggggttgggggaggttggagctgaggaagaagaggatggccaagatgaggaggaagaagaagctgGGGCAGAAGATGAGGCAGCCGAGGACAGCCGGCCAGGGACCCGGGGCAGCAGCTCACCTTCCAGCCAGCCCCCTGGACCTCATCCCCACGAGTGGACCTACGAGGAGCAATTCAAGCAG CTGTACGAGCTCGATGCAGACCCCAAGAGGAAAGAGTTTCTGGACGACCTGTTTAGCTTCATGCAGAAGAGGG GGACACCCGTGAACCGTGTGCCCATCATGGCGAAGCAGGTGCTGGACCTGTACGCGCTGTTCCGCCTGGTGACGGCCAAGGGCGGTCTGGTGGAAGTCATCAATCGCAAGGTGTGGCGGGAGGTCACGCGCGGCCTCAGCCTGCCCACCACCATCACGTCGGCCGCCTTCACTCTACGCACCCA GTACATGAAGTATCTGTACCCGTACGAATGCGAGACGCGGGCGCTCAGCTCCCCTGGGGAGCTCCAGGCTGCCATCGACAGCAACCGACGCGAGGGCCGTCGTCAGCCTTACACCGCAGCCCCGCTCTTCGGCCTGGCTGGGCAGCCACCTCGGGGCACTTCTGGCCCCGCCCCTGAGCCCGGGCCCGCCCCGCCCACGCCCGGCCCACGCTCTGCTCATGGCCCCGCCTCCGGCATGCCGGCCCACGCCTGCGCGCAGCTAAGCCCAAGCCCCATTAAGAAAG aggagaGCAGAATTCCCACCCCTCGGCTGGCACTGCCTGTGGGCCTGGCCTTTGGACCAGCACGTGAGAAGGTGGCACCAGAGGAACCCCCAGAGAAGAGGGCTGTGCTGATGGGGCCCATGGACCTACCTCGACACGGCGCACCCCCCAGTTTCCTGCCCCGCGGCAAGGTTCCACTTAGGG AAGAGCGGCTGGATGGGCCTCTCAGTCTGGCAGGCACTGGTATCAGCAGTATCAACATGGCCCTAGAGATCAACGGGGTGGTCTACACTG GTGTCCTCTTTGCCCGTCGCCAGCCTGTACCAGCTTCCCAGGGCCCAACCAACCCTGCACCCCCACTCCCGACAGGGCCCCCTTCCAGCACCTCACCCTGA
- the ARID3C gene encoding AT-rich interactive domain-containing protein 3C isoform X2, producing the protein MEALQRQQAARLAQGVGPLAPPHPPPPAAPPGPSFPGSRTLEAPERGLGEVGAEEEEDGQDEEEEEAGAEDEAAEDSRPGTRGSSSPSSQPPGPHPHEWTYEEQFKQLYELDADPKRKEFLDDLFSFMQKRGTPVNRVPIMAKQVLDLYALFRLVTAKGGLVEVINRKVWREVTRGLSLPTTITSAAFTLRTQYMKYLYPYECETRALSSPGELQAAIDSNRREGRRQPYTAAPLFGLAGQPPRGTSGPAPEPGPAPPTPGPRSAHGPASGMPAHACAQLSPSPIKKEESRIPTPRLALPVGLAFGPAREKVAPEEPPEKRAVLMGPMDLPRHGAPPSFLPRGKVPLRGVLFARRQPVPASQGPTNPAPPLPTGPPSSTSP; encoded by the exons ATGGAAGCCCTGCAGAGACAGCAGGCAGCCAGGCTGGCCCAGGGGGTGGGGCCACTGGCCCCTCCacacccaccaccaccagcagcacccCCAGGGCCTTCCTTTCCTGGATCCCGGACCCTGGAGGCCCCTgagagggggttgggggaggttggagctgaggaagaagaggatggccaagatgaggaggaagaagaagctgGGGCAGAAGATGAGGCAGCCGAGGACAGCCGGCCAGGGACCCGGGGCAGCAGCTCACCTTCCAGCCAGCCCCCTGGACCTCATCCCCACGAGTGGACCTACGAGGAGCAATTCAAGCAG CTGTACGAGCTCGATGCAGACCCCAAGAGGAAAGAGTTTCTGGACGACCTGTTTAGCTTCATGCAGAAGAGGG GGACACCCGTGAACCGTGTGCCCATCATGGCGAAGCAGGTGCTGGACCTGTACGCGCTGTTCCGCCTGGTGACGGCCAAGGGCGGTCTGGTGGAAGTCATCAATCGCAAGGTGTGGCGGGAGGTCACGCGCGGCCTCAGCCTGCCCACCACCATCACGTCGGCCGCCTTCACTCTACGCACCCA GTACATGAAGTATCTGTACCCGTACGAATGCGAGACGCGGGCGCTCAGCTCCCCTGGGGAGCTCCAGGCTGCCATCGACAGCAACCGACGCGAGGGCCGTCGTCAGCCTTACACCGCAGCCCCGCTCTTCGGCCTGGCTGGGCAGCCACCTCGGGGCACTTCTGGCCCCGCCCCTGAGCCCGGGCCCGCCCCGCCCACGCCCGGCCCACGCTCTGCTCATGGCCCCGCCTCCGGCATGCCGGCCCACGCCTGCGCGCAGCTAAGCCCAAGCCCCATTAAGAAAG aggagaGCAGAATTCCCACCCCTCGGCTGGCACTGCCTGTGGGCCTGGCCTTTGGACCAGCACGTGAGAAGGTGGCACCAGAGGAACCCCCAGAGAAGAGGGCTGTGCTGATGGGGCCCATGGACCTACCTCGACACGGCGCACCCCCCAGTTTCCTGCCCCGCGGCAAGGTTCCACTTAGGG GTGTCCTCTTTGCCCGTCGCCAGCCTGTACCAGCTTCCCAGGGCCCAACCAACCCTGCACCCCCACTCCCGACAGGGCCCCCTTCCAGCACCTCACCCTGA
- the SIGMAR1 gene encoding sigma non-opioid intracellular receptor 1 isoform X1, protein MCWAVGRRWAWAALLLAVAAVLAQVLWLWLGTQSFVFQHEEIAQLARQYAGLDHELAFSRLIVELRRLHPGHVLPDEDLQWVFVNAGGWMGAMCLLHASLSEYVLLFGTALGSSGHSGRYWAEISDTIISGTFHQWREGTTKSEGRRWCTGLVKQRLWSGGQTHGWWSMAGVSSPLPWASHWLTLSSAPRTSSPSSTLFEPMPGASGWNLPPTSSARMPDQPGLKEDLWMDRSGRARTHPLAGAHVKRQEHTTCRY, encoded by the exons ATGTGTTGGGCCGTGGGCCGGCGGTGGGCGTGGGCCGCACTGCTCCTGGCGGTCGCGGCTGTGCTGGCCCAGGTGCTCTGGCTCTGGCTGGGCACTCAGAGCTTCGTCTTCCAGCACGAAGAGATCGCGCAGCTGGCTCGGCAGTACGCGG GGCTGGACCACGAGCTGGCCTTCTCTCGGCTGATCGTGGAGCTGCGGCGGCTGCACCCTGGCCACGTGCTGCCCGACGAGGACCTGCAGTGGGTGTTCGTGAACGCGGGAGGCTGGATGGGCGCCATGTGCCTTCTGCACGCCTCCCTGTCCGAGTACGTGCTGCTCTTCGGCACCGCTCTGGGCTCTAGCGGCCACTCGG GGCGCTACTGGGCTGAGATCTCGGATACCATCATCTCTGGCACCTTCCACCAGTGGAGAGAGGGTACTACTAAAAGTGAG GGGAGACGGTGGTGCACGGGCCTGGTGAAGCAACGGCTGTGGAGTGGGGGCCAAACACATGGATGGTGGAGTATGGCCGGGGTGTCATCCCCTCTACCCTGGGCTTCGCACTGGCTGACACTGTCTTCAGCACCCAGGACTTCCTCACCCTCTTCTACACTCTTCGAGCCTATGCCCGGGGCCTCCGGCTGGAACTTACCACCTACCTCTTCGGCCAGGATGCCTGACCAGCCAGGCCTGAAGGAGGACCTGTGGATGGACAGGAGCGGGCGGGCCCGCACACATCCACTTGCTGGAGCCCATGTGAAAAGACAGGAACATACCACATGCAGATACTGA
- the GALT gene encoding galactose-1-phosphate uridylyltransferase isoform X2: MATSFRASEHQHIRYNPLQDEWVLVSAHRMKRPWQGQVEPPPLTTVPRHDPHNPLCPGATRANGEVNPDYEGTFVFDNDFPALQPDAPSPGPSDHPLFQAEAARGVCKVMCFHPWSDVTLPLMSVPEIRAVVDAWASVTEELGAQYPWVQIFENKGAMMGCSNPHPHCQVWASSFLPDVAQREERCQRAYQNQHGEPLLMEYGRQELLRKERLVLTSEHWLVLVPFWAVWPFQTLLLPRRHVRRLPELTPAERDDLSSIMKKLLTKYDNLFETSFPYSMGWHGAPTGSEVGGNWDHWQLHAHYYPPLLRSATVRKFMVGYEMLAQAQRDLTPEQAAERLRALPEVHYRLGQKDRETAAIA; encoded by the exons ATGGCCACAAGCTTCCGGGCAAGCG AGCATCAGCATATCCGCTACAACCCGCTACAAGATGAGTGGGTGCTGGTGTCAGCGCACCGTATGAAGCGTCCCTGGCAGGGGCAGGTCGAGCCCCCGCCTCTGACGACAGTACCCCGACATGACCCCCACAACCCTCTCTGTCCGGGGGCCACACGGGCCAATGGAGAG GTGAATCCTGACTATGAAGGCACCTTCGTGTTTGACAATGACTTCCCAGCTCTGCAGCCGGATGCCCCTAGTCCAG GACCCAGTGATCACCCCCTTTTCCAAGCAGAGGCTGCTCGAGGAGTTTG TAAGGTCATGTGCTTCCACCCCTGGTCGGATGTGACACTGCCACTCATGTCAGTCCCCGAGATCCGAGCTGTCGTTGATGCGTGGGCCTCAGTGACAGAGGAACTGGGTGCCCAGTACCCTTGGGTGCAG ATCTTTGAAAACAAAGGAGCCATGATGGGCTGTTCTAACCCCCATCCCCACTGCCAG GTGTGGGCCAGCAGCTTCCTGCCAGATGTTGCCCAGCGTGAGGAGCGATGTCAGCGGGCCTATCAGAATCAGCATGGAGAACCCCTGCTCATGGAGTACGGCCGCCAGGAGCTGCTCAGGAAG GAACGTCTGGTCCTAACTAGTGAGCACTGGTTAGTGCTGGTCCCCTTCTGGGCAGTGTGGCCCTTCCAGACACTACTGCTGCCCCGCCGGCATGTGCGGCGGCTGCCCGAGCTGACCCCTGCTGAGCGTGACG ATCTATCCTCCATCATGAAGAAGCTCTTGACCAAGTATGACAACCTATTTGAGACATCCTTCCCCTACTCCATGGGCTGGCACG gGGCTCCCACAGGATCAGAGGTTGGAGGCAACTGGGACCACTGGCAGCTACATGCTCATTATTACCCTCCACTCCTGCGCTCCGCTACAGTCCGGAAGTTCATGGTTGGCTATGAAATGCTTGCCCAGGCCCAGAGGGACCTCACCCCGGAGCAG GCTGCAGAGAGACTAAGGGCACTTCCTGAGGTTCATTACCGCCTGGGGCAGAAGGACAGGGAGACAGCAGCCATCGCCTGA